The DNA window AGATTTTTTCTATATGCAATCAGAAATAGATAAAGAAAGAATTATAAGTTTAGGTGCTAATAAAAATAAAACTGAAAATGTAGGAAACTTAAAATTTAGCATATCTCTTGAAAAATATTCTGATAATGAAAAAGAAGAATATAGAAAGTTTTTAAATATTGGAGATAGAAAAGTTTTTGTTGCAGGTAGTACAAGAACAGGTGAAGATGAGATAATTTTAGATGTCTTTAAAAGAATTAAAAACTATGTTTTAATAATAGTTCCAAGACATTTAGATAGACTAGCTAAAATAGAAAATTTAATAAAAGAAAATAATCTAACTTATGTAAAATATAGTGATTTAGAGAATAAGGTTTCAACAGGAAAAGAAGATATAATCTTAGTAGATAAAATGGGAGTTCTTAGAAAATTATACTCTATTTCTGATATTGCCTTTGTTGGAGGAACTTTGGTAAATATTGGAGGACATAACTTACTTGAACCACTATTTTATAGAAAGGCAGTTATCTTTGGAAAATATACTCAAAATGTTGTGGATATTGCAAAAGAAATTTTAAGAAGAAAAATAGGTTTTCAAGTTGAAAATGTTGAAGAATTTGTAAAAGCAATAGAAACTATTGAAAATAAAAAAAATTCAGATGAAGAAATTAATTCTTTCTTTGAAGAAAATAGGCTAATAGCATTAAATATTGTTAAAAAGGAAAATTTAATTATGAATAATATAAAAGAAGAAGCAAAAGATTTATGGAAACATTTTTTCCATTCAGAGAAATCAAATTATAATATATATATGTATAAATTACTTGATTATCCTGAATACATAATGTATGATAATGATGTAATGAAAGAAAAGAAATCAAAATGGAGTGAATACTTTGGAAATTCTAATCCAATAGCAGTAGAAATAGGTACTGGAAGTGGAAACTTTATGTATCAACTTGCAGAGAGGAATCCTAATAAAAATTTTATTGGTTTAGAATTGAGATTTAAAAGATTAGTATTAGCCACTCAAAAATGTAAAAAAAGAAATTTAAAAAATGTTGCTTTCCTTAGAAAAAGAGGGGAAGAATTGGAAGATTTCTTAGCTGATAATGAAATATCTGAAATGTATATAAATTTCCCAGACCCTTGGGAAGGAACAGAGAAGAATAGAATTATTCAAGAAAGATTATTTAAAACTTTGGATAAGATTATGAAAAAAGATGGAATGCTATACTTTAAAACTGACCATGATATGTATTATAGTGATGTTTTAGAGTTGGTAAAAACTTTGGATAACTATGAAGTAATTTATCATACTTCTGATTTACATAATTCAGAAAAAGCAGAAAATAATATAAAAACAGAGTTTGAGCAATTATTTTTACATAAACATAATAAAAATATAAATTATATTGAAATTAAAAAGATAGTTTAAGTTTCTTTAGCGATTACTTGCCAGCCTATAATGTTTCTAGAGCTCGACAAAGGCTCTTTCAACATTATAGGACGTCGCAGTAATCTTATTGTAAATTTTAATAATATTTATCTAAAAATAACAGGGAATATAGGAGGAAGAAATGGCTGGTTATGTTGTAGTAGGTACTCAATGGGGAGACGAGGGAAAAGGTAAAATCATAGATGTTTTATCAGAAAAAGCTGATTATGTAGTAAGATTTCAAGGTGGAAATAATGCTGGACATACAGTTGTAGTAAATGGAGAAAAATTTATTCTACAACTTTTACCATCTGGTGTTCTTCAAGCTGGTACTTGTGTAATTGGACCAGGTGTTGTTGTTGACCCCAAAGTTTTCCTAGAAGAAATAGATAGAATAGAAAAAAGAGGTGCTAAGACAGACCATGTAATTATAAGTGATAGAGCACATGTTATTATGCCTTATCACATTGAAATGGATAAAATAAGAGAAAGTGTTGAAGATAGAATAAAAATAGGAACAACTAAAAAGGGAATTGGACCTTGTTATGCCGATAAAATTGCAAGAGATGGTATAAGAATGGCTGATTTACTTGATTTAAAACAATTTGAAGAAAAATTAAGAGCTAATTTAAAAGAAAAAAATGAAATATTTACAAAAATTTATGGTTTAGAATCACTTGATTTTGATAAGATTTTTGAAGAATACAAAGGGTATATTGAAAAGATAAAACATAGAATAGTTGATACTATTCCAATAGTAAATAAAGCATTGGATGAAAATAAACTTGTACTTTTTGAAGGAGCACAAGCTATGATGCTTGACATAAACTATGGAACTTATCCTTATGTTACTTCATCATCTCCTACACTTGGAGGAGTTACAACAGGAGCAGGAGTTTCTCCTAGAAAAATTGATAAGGGAATAGGGGTAATGAAAGCCTATACAACAAGAGTTGGAGAAGGTCCATTTGTAACTGAAATTAAAGGAGAATTTGGAGATAAAATCAGAGGAATTGGTGGAGAATATGGAGCTGTTACTGGTAGACCAAGAAGATGTGGTTGGCTTGATTTAGTTGTGGGAAGATATGCAACTGAAATAAATGGTTTGACTGATATAGTTATGACTAAAATAGATGTTTTAAGTGGATTAGGAAAATTAAAAATTTGTACTGCCTATGAAATAGATGGAAAAATTTATGATTATGTCCCTGCTGATACAAAATCATTAGATAGAGCTATACCTATATATGAAGAACTTGATGGTTGGGATGAAGATATCACTCAAATTAAGAAATATGAGGATTTACCAGAAAATTGTAGAAAATATTTGGAAAGAGTACAAGAGATTTTAGCTTGTCCTATATCTGTTGTATCTGTTGGACCAGATAGAAGTCAAAATATACATATAAGAGAAATATAGAAAAAAGTTTCATATAAAATAAGCCAAGGTTGTTGTAAACTCAAATTTTAGTGGAAATAAAAATAAGAGAGTTACATTCCAGATTTTAGGATAAAAATCAAATAGAATGAGCCCGAGCAAATCTCAACATGTTTGAGCTAACTTGTTAGTGAGTTGGTTAAGTTTGAAGCGAATTCTTAATTTTTAGCCGTTAAAAAATTGGTTGTTTGTCAAATAATGTTGATAAAAAAGTTTAGACTTACAATTAACAGAACTAAGAGAATTTTTTTGAGAATAAAATCTTAAAAGATTCTCTTTTTTGTTTAATTAAATCACTTTATTGAATTAAAAAATTAAGCATTAATTGATATAATTCCTGCTTGAATTAATATGCACTTTTTAAAATTACTAAAATTTGAATATCCAAATGCTGTTCTCTTTATTGACTTAATTTTGTTGTTTAAACCTTCTATCAAACCATTTGTAATGTTTGACTTAAACATATTTTCAATGTGTTTCATATATTTTTTTAAACTCTTTAAAGCTACTAGCATTTGTTTAGATACTTTCTCTTTTTTAGCTAAATTTTTCTTTACAATATTTTCAAATCTTTTAAAGTTATTATGTCTTATTGATTGAAGAATATCTTGATATATATTAAAATTAACATCTAATTCAGGACTTTTTTCTAGAAGATAGTCCACTTTTTCCTTAGTGCTAAGTTTGTATTTAAAGCTTGGACAATAATATGGTTCTTGACAAAGGTCAGGATAATATTTTTGGAGTAATTTCCAAAATAGTTTTAATTTTCTTTTTAATGAATCATCTTTAAGAGAATTCATAATAGATATTCTAGTTTGGTTAAAAGCTCTACTAACTAAATTAACAATATGAAATTTATCTAATACTATCTCAGACTTAGGAAAAATAGATTTTACTAAACTAATATATGGAGAATACATAATTCCTAGCTTCAAGTGAAAACCTTGAAAAATATTCTGTTAAGGAATTTAATCTTCTATCCTCAACAATATCAATAACATTTTTAGTTTGATAATCAGCAAAAACAAAAGACATAGCGCCATCAATATTTTTAACAGACTTAAACTCATCAATGCATATAGTTTCAGGTAAATGGTCTTTATTAACCCTAAAATCAGAGTAACACTCATCCATAATTCTTTGAACTGAAGAAATAGAAAGATTGTACTTCTTAGCAATAAAAGTAAGAGAAATATTTTCTTGAAGTTCTTGCGCAATAGTGTATTTAAAGTCATTAGAAATATTAGAATTATCTTTGACAACACTAGTAGAAGGAGAAAAAGTTTTTTTACAATCTTTGCAGATGTATCTCTGTACACTAAGATTAAGTTCAACATTGTAATTTTGAAAAGGAATAAATTTAATATTAGGTTTTCTAGAACCATTTTTAACAATATTTTTAGAGTTACAATGAGGGCAAGAACAATAATTAGATTTAAGAAATCCTTTAAAAACTCTAATTACATAATTAGCTTTTTGAATGATATGACAAAAATCTTCTTCTGGAAAAGAAATATTATCATCTTGAATATTTAAGATAGTTTTGATAAAATTAGATAGAGATAATGAAATCACTTCCTTTATAGTTTTTTAAGCAATTTAATTTTAACAGGAAAATTTTATTGCCTCAACTTTATTTTATTAAAAAATGATGCTAATAGCAATTTCTTTCATCAACACTATTTATTATACAACCACAATATAAGGAGGAATAATGAGTACTGCATTTACAGGTTTTGTATTATTAAATAAAGCTAAATTTGATAGAGAAAAATTTTTAAAAGATTTAAAAGAAGACTGGAAAATCATGTTGGATTTAGGTGAAGACAGTGAAAATAAAGAAAAAGATATGTTAGTTGGAAATATTGGAGATATAATGGTAGCTGTTGCTTTAATGCCTGCTCCTATTCCTAATAATGAAGCAGTAGATAATGCAAAAACAAACTATAGATGGAAAGATGCAGTTAAAGTTGCAGAAGAACATAAGGCACATATACTTGTTTCTCTTTTAGGAGAACCTAATTTAGTTGATGGTGCAAAGTTATATACAAAAATTATATCAGCACTTACAAAACAAGATAACTGTACTGGAATTAATGTACTAGGAACAGTTTTAAATCCTGATATGTATAGAGACTTTACAAAATATTATGAAGAAAATGATATGTTTCCAGTTGAGAATATGATATTTATAGGATTATATGCTTCAGAAGATGAAAAAATAAATGCTTACACTTATGGAATGGAAGGATTTGGAAAAAAAGAAATGGAAATACTTGATAGTTCACAAAGTCCAGAAGATGTTTACTATTTTTTACAAGGTGTAGCAGACTATGTTATAACTTCTGATGTAATACTACAAGATGGAGAAACTATAGGTTTTTCAGCAGAACAAAAAATTCCTATATCTCAATCAAAAGGGATAGCTGTTAATGGTGCTACATTAAAATTAGGATACTGATAGAAAATTTAAAAAAATTTGAAAAAAATATTGCTTAAATAAGAAAAGTGTGGTATATTAGTAAAGTATCAGTGATGGTCGCATAGCTCAGTTGGGAGAGCACCTGCCTTACAAGCAGGGGGTCAT is part of the Fusobacterium nucleatum genome and encodes:
- a CDS encoding adenylosuccinate synthase, whose protein sequence is MAGYVVVGTQWGDEGKGKIIDVLSEKADYVVRFQGGNNAGHTVVVNGEKFILQLLPSGVLQAGTCVIGPGVVVDPKVFLEEIDRIEKRGAKTDHVIISDRAHVIMPYHIEMDKIRESVEDRIKIGTTKKGIGPCYADKIARDGIRMADLLDLKQFEEKLRANLKEKNEIFTKIYGLESLDFDKIFEEYKGYIEKIKHRIVDTIPIVNKALDENKLVLFEGAQAMMLDINYGTYPYVTSSSPTLGGVTTGAGVSPRKIDKGIGVMKAYTTRVGEGPFVTEIKGEFGDKIRGIGGEYGAVTGRPRRCGWLDLVVGRYATEINGLTDIVMTKIDVLSGLGKLKICTAYEIDGKIYDYVPADTKSLDRAIPIYEELDGWDEDITQIKKYEDLPENCRKYLERVQEILACPISVVSVGPDRSQNIHIREI
- a CDS encoding DUF4261 domain-containing protein, whose amino-acid sequence is MSTAFTGFVLLNKAKFDREKFLKDLKEDWKIMLDLGEDSENKEKDMLVGNIGDIMVAVALMPAPIPNNEAVDNAKTNYRWKDAVKVAEEHKAHILVSLLGEPNLVDGAKLYTKIISALTKQDNCTGINVLGTVLNPDMYRDFTKYYEENDMFPVENMIFIGLYASEDEKINAYTYGMEGFGKKEMEILDSSQSPEDVYYFLQGVADYVITSDVILQDGETIGFSAEQKIPISQSKGIAVNGATLKLGY
- the trmB gene encoding tRNA (guanosine(46)-N7)-methyltransferase TrmB, yielding MYNLLRKIALTLYKPFMKEKMKTFIDKRLSQDFSDLKDEEYIWIHCSSVGEVNLSEDLVKKFYSISRKNILISVFTDTGYENAIKKYSDKKKIKVIYFPIDDKKKINEILNKIKLKLLVLVETELWPNLINETKKKYSRNIVVNGRISDRSYPRYKKLKFLLKSMLQKIDFFYMQSEIDKERIISLGANKNKTENVGNLKFSISLEKYSDNEKEEYRKFLNIGDRKVFVAGSTRTGEDEIILDVFKRIKNYVLIIVPRHLDRLAKIENLIKENNLTYVKYSDLENKVSTGKEDIILVDKMGVLRKLYSISDIAFVGGTLVNIGGHNLLEPLFYRKAVIFGKYTQNVVDIAKEILRRKIGFQVENVEEFVKAIETIENKKNSDEEINSFFEENRLIALNIVKKENLIMNNIKEEAKDLWKHFFHSEKSNYNIYMYKLLDYPEYIMYDNDVMKEKKSKWSEYFGNSNPIAVEIGTGSGNFMYQLAERNPNKNFIGLELRFKRLVLATQKCKKRNLKNVAFLRKRGEELEDFLADNEISEMYINFPDPWEGTEKNRIIQERLFKTLDKIMKKDGMLYFKTDHDMYYSDVLELVKTLDNYEVIYHTSDLHNSEKAENNIKTEFEQLFLHKHNKNINYIEIKKIV